A genomic segment from Deinococcus sp. YIM 77859 encodes:
- the uvrC gene encoding excinuclease ABC subunit UvrC codes for MHFDDLPVLPPSPGVYIFRQGSTPIYIGKAVNLRSRVAQHFKAGGKSGKFTALADSLDFITTRNEVEALILEANLIKQHRPHYNVLLKDDKHYPFLKLTNEPFPMLLVTRRVLKDGASYYGPYPDASAVRRVKHLVDTMFPLRKNSGLPLQKKPRPCLNYHMGRCLGPCVDAADPQAYARVVEDVRALLEGRAGPVIERLKEEMRAAARAQDFEQAARLRDRVQAVEKLFGTEQHAFMSEETDLDFLGVAQAGEYAMVQLFRLRGGRVVGRDKRFLTDAAGGGDVGEILGAFVQDYYTQATHVPPLILLPAEFEDAPVWSAFLSEQAGRKVEMRAPKRGDKVDLIEMAQRNAVTGLESELALLERRGDHPGLDALREVLALPERPWRIEGFDNSNLFGTNIVSGMVVFEGGRARRGEHRRFKVRGLTQPDDYAAMRQTILRRFTGTLADKLPLPDLILIDGGRGQVNAALDALREAGVRVPVVGLAKREERIILPGRYGAQWWLTGGTEVGANGELLLPHTHPALRVLIGVRDEVHHYAVSYHRKLRGEGMLRSVFDDLPGIGQKRRDALLEHFTSLEELAQAPVEEIARVPGMTLRAAQSVKAHLTARQARHGSAPV; via the coding sequence GTGCATTTCGACGACCTGCCCGTGCTGCCCCCATCGCCTGGCGTATACATCTTCCGTCAGGGGAGCACGCCGATCTACATCGGGAAGGCGGTGAACCTGCGTTCGCGGGTCGCCCAGCACTTCAAGGCGGGGGGCAAGAGTGGGAAGTTCACGGCCCTGGCGGACAGCCTGGACTTCATCACCACCCGCAATGAGGTCGAGGCGCTGATTCTGGAAGCGAACCTGATCAAACAGCACCGCCCGCACTACAACGTGCTGCTCAAGGACGACAAGCACTACCCCTTCCTGAAGCTCACGAATGAGCCCTTTCCTATGCTGCTGGTGACGCGCCGGGTGCTCAAGGACGGGGCGAGCTACTACGGCCCCTACCCCGACGCTTCCGCGGTGCGCCGGGTCAAGCACCTCGTGGACACCATGTTTCCCCTGCGCAAGAATTCGGGGCTCCCCCTCCAGAAAAAGCCGCGGCCCTGCCTGAATTACCACATGGGCCGCTGCCTGGGGCCGTGCGTGGACGCGGCGGACCCGCAGGCGTACGCGCGGGTGGTGGAGGACGTGCGCGCGCTGCTGGAGGGCCGGGCCGGGCCGGTGATCGAGCGGCTGAAGGAGGAGATGAGGGCGGCGGCACGGGCGCAGGATTTCGAGCAGGCCGCCCGCCTGCGTGACCGGGTGCAGGCCGTGGAGAAGCTGTTCGGAACCGAGCAGCACGCCTTTATGAGCGAGGAGACGGACCTGGACTTCCTGGGGGTGGCGCAGGCCGGGGAGTACGCGATGGTGCAGCTGTTTCGGCTGCGCGGCGGGCGCGTGGTGGGCCGTGACAAGCGCTTTCTCACCGATGCGGCGGGCGGGGGTGACGTGGGGGAGATCCTGGGGGCCTTTGTGCAGGACTACTACACCCAGGCGACGCACGTGCCGCCCCTGATCCTGCTTCCCGCCGAGTTCGAGGACGCCCCGGTGTGGAGCGCCTTTTTAAGCGAACAAGCCGGCCGAAAGGTCGAGATGCGCGCGCCCAAGCGCGGCGACAAGGTGGACCTGATCGAGATGGCGCAGCGCAATGCCGTCACGGGGCTGGAATCCGAGCTGGCGCTGCTGGAACGGCGCGGCGATCATCCGGGCCTGGACGCGCTGCGCGAGGTGCTGGCCCTTCCCGAGCGGCCCTGGCGCATCGAGGGCTTTGACAACTCCAACCTGTTCGGAACGAACATCGTCTCCGGCATGGTGGTGTTCGAGGGCGGCCGGGCGCGGCGCGGGGAGCACCGCCGCTTCAAGGTGCGGGGGCTGACGCAACCCGACGACTACGCCGCGATGCGGCAGACCATTCTGCGCCGCTTTACCGGAACGCTGGCCGACAAGCTGCCCCTTCCCGACCTGATCCTGATCGACGGGGGGCGCGGACAGGTGAATGCCGCGCTGGACGCGCTGCGAGAAGCGGGCGTGCGGGTGCCGGTGGTGGGCCTGGCCAAGCGGGAAGAGCGGATCATCCTGCCGGGGCGGTACGGGGCGCAGTGGTGGCTCACCGGCGGCACCGAGGTGGGCGCGAACGGCGAGCTGCTGCTGCCGCACACGCATCCGGCGCTGCGCGTGCTCATCGGTGTGCGCGACGAGGTACACCACTACGCGGTGAGCTATCACCGCAAGCTGCGGGGGGAAGGAATGCTGCGCAGCGTCTTCGACGACCTGCCGGGCATCGGCCAGAAACGGCGGGACGCGCTGCTCGAGCACTTCACCTCCCTGGAAGAGCTGGCGCAGGCCCCGGTCGAGGAGATCGCGCGGGTGCCGGGGATGACGCTGCGGGCGGCGCAGAGCGTCAAAGCCCACCTGACGGCACGGCAGGCGCGGCACGGCAGCGCGCCCGTGTAG
- the lnt gene encoding apolipoprotein N-acyltransferase, with product MPPVPPFLIAALLGLLLAACALPLPWSFLSPLPLALLFAFVARAPTPRQVAGRMWWAAFAYSALHLWWLTAFLAKLFGTPVLGVLAGALYALEGALFAAVAALAARLVRLPTARVWALAGGWVLLEGLRFLGPLAFPWPTLGYSLLPTPAIQIADLGGVLLASVLVTATAASFVSVRWGSPWPHRLVTFAWLAALAYGITRVPGQGPEQPLLVLRTDFDAFGRATRQLSEEEQLAVQRALSAVRSPAEPVVWSETAMTASRLPQVLPQFPGPGVSGLRTLQPNQNVAVAVDAAGRVLGSNVKARLVPFGEYFPLYAALRPAYGLIEQAVGFQLGSLTPAHDLRPLALNGVSYGTYICYDSVFPWVARTLVRGGAQLLVNPSNDGWYDGWGVQQHFLMGRVRAIETRRWVVRSVNRGIAGAVDDLGRPRRLLTAGEGALHVRPRLLSGQTVYTRVGDLPALLLAALMVGYGVRLDRRDRERGRGSLFPGP from the coding sequence GTGCCCCCGGTGCCGCCCTTTCTGATCGCCGCCCTGCTGGGCCTCCTGCTCGCCGCCTGCGCCCTGCCCCTGCCCTGGAGCTTCCTGAGCCCACTGCCGCTGGCCTTGCTGTTCGCCTTTGTCGCTCGTGCCCCCACCCCCCGCCAGGTCGCCGGGCGCATGTGGTGGGCAGCCTTTGCGTACAGCGCCCTCCACCTGTGGTGGCTGACCGCCTTTCTCGCCAAGCTGTTTGGGACGCCGGTCCTGGGCGTCCTCGCCGGCGCGCTGTACGCCCTAGAGGGTGCCTTGTTCGCCGCGGTGGCCGCCCTCGCCGCGCGCCTGGTCCGCCTTCCCACAGCCCGGGTTTGGGCCCTGGCGGGCGGCTGGGTGCTGCTCGAAGGGCTGCGCTTCCTGGGCCCCCTCGCCTTTCCCTGGCCGACGCTGGGCTACAGCCTGCTCCCCACACCCGCCATCCAGATCGCCGACCTGGGCGGCGTGTTGCTCGCCAGCGTCTTGGTCACTGCGACGGCGGCCTCCTTTGTCAGCGTGCGTTGGGGAAGCCCTTGGCCGCACCGCCTGGTCACCTTTGCCTGGCTGGCGGCCCTGGCCTACGGGATTACCCGAGTGCCGGGGCAAGGGCCCGAACAGCCCCTGCTCGTGCTGCGGACCGACTTCGACGCTTTTGGCCGGGCCACGCGGCAGCTCAGTGAGGAAGAGCAGCTCGCCGTTCAGCGCGCGCTCAGCGCCGTCCGCTCGCCCGCTGAGCCCGTTGTGTGGAGCGAGACCGCCATGACGGCGAGCCGTCTGCCCCAGGTGCTTCCGCAGTTCCCCGGCCCCGGAGTCAGCGGCCTGCGGACCCTCCAGCCCAACCAGAATGTCGCCGTTGCGGTGGACGCCGCGGGCCGGGTTCTGGGAAGCAACGTCAAGGCCCGTCTGGTGCCCTTTGGGGAGTATTTTCCCCTCTACGCCGCCCTCCGGCCCGCCTACGGCCTGATCGAGCAGGCGGTTGGCTTTCAGTTGGGCAGCCTCACCCCCGCCCACGACCTGCGCCCTCTCGCCCTGAATGGCGTTTCGTACGGCACGTACATCTGCTACGACAGCGTCTTTCCTTGGGTGGCCCGCACGCTTGTTCGCGGGGGCGCGCAACTCCTGGTCAATCCCAGCAATGACGGCTGGTACGACGGTTGGGGGGTACAGCAGCATTTCCTGATGGGCCGGGTGCGCGCCATCGAGACCCGGCGCTGGGTGGTGCGCAGCGTGAACAGGGGCATTGCTGGAGCCGTGGACGACCTGGGCAGGCCCCGCCGCCTTCTCACCGCAGGGGAAGGAGCGCTGCACGTTCGTCCGCGACTGCTGAGCGGGCAGACCGTCTACACCCGAGTGGGCGACCTGCCCGCCCTGCTGCTGGCCGCGCTGATGGTGGGCTACGGCGTCCGACTGGACCGCCGGGACCGCGAGCGGGGGAGAGGGTCACTCTTCCCCGGCCCGTAG
- a CDS encoding IPT/TIG domain-containing protein: MVRFFFASLLFVGALASCAPRQQVGSGVTVTPVLLKVSEPAPRGGTLTLQGRYLGGPANGRVRLGADANGAGGYVFPASAVRSWTDSEIVLTIPADAPVGGSWLFVEVGGLRSTGLPYSVR, translated from the coding sequence ATGGTGCGTTTCTTCTTTGCTTCTTTACTGTTTGTGGGGGCGCTGGCGTCGTGTGCGCCGCGTCAGCAGGTGGGAAGCGGCGTGACGGTCACGCCCGTTCTGCTCAAGGTTTCGGAACCCGCCCCGCGGGGCGGCACCCTCACCCTCCAGGGCCGGTACCTGGGCGGCCCGGCGAACGGGCGGGTGCGCCTGGGTGCGGACGCAAACGGCGCGGGCGGCTACGTCTTCCCCGCCTCGGCCGTTCGCTCCTGGACCGATAGCGAGATCGTGCTGACCATTCCGGCGGACGCGCCCGTTGGCGGCTCGTGGCTGTTTGTGGAAGTGGGCGGACTGCGCTCGACCGGGCTGCCGTACAGCGTGCGCTAG
- the hisS gene encoding histidine--tRNA ligase — protein MALQRPKGTQDHLPDGTPKLSRDVQASAFVYVQDAARRVLERAGAQFVQTPLFEEAELVRRGVGGSTDIVRKEMFTVYYFGDHGGYVLRPEGTASIVRAYLQNGLKQLPAPLKLWTHGPMFRAENVQKGRLRQFHQVDYEVLGSAEPLVDAEAIWLMWEVVRELGLKGAHIKLGSIGDPEDREAYNAYLRDLLTPHAEHLSDDSRDRLTRNPMRILDSKSEGDQALLGELGIRPMLDFLGEAARRHFEAVQRYLTAWNVPFDIDPSLVRGLDYYRRTAWELHHTQVGAKSALGGGGRYDGLSAQLGGPEVPGIGWAFGIERLLLALEAEGVPFPEPAGPLLFVAALDEENVSLAASVALAVRAQARAEFAYRAMKPGTIFREAERRRARFAALIGSEEVEQNVITLKELATGRQHTVPTHDLSLFLQGHLT, from the coding sequence ATGGCGCTTCAACGCCCCAAGGGCACCCAAGACCACCTCCCCGACGGCACGCCCAAGCTTTCGCGCGACGTGCAGGCGTCGGCTTTTGTCTACGTGCAGGACGCGGCGCGGCGCGTGCTGGAACGGGCCGGCGCGCAGTTTGTTCAGACGCCGCTCTTTGAGGAAGCCGAACTCGTGCGGCGCGGCGTGGGCGGCTCGACCGACATCGTCCGCAAGGAGATGTTCACGGTGTACTACTTCGGGGATCACGGCGGGTACGTGCTGCGCCCGGAAGGCACCGCGAGCATCGTGCGCGCGTACCTTCAGAACGGCCTCAAGCAGCTTCCGGCGCCCCTCAAGCTGTGGACACACGGCCCGATGTTCCGTGCGGAGAACGTGCAAAAGGGCCGGTTGCGCCAGTTTCACCAGGTCGACTACGAGGTGCTTGGTTCGGCAGAGCCGCTGGTTGACGCCGAGGCGATCTGGCTGATGTGGGAGGTCGTGCGCGAGCTGGGCCTGAAGGGCGCGCACATCAAGCTCGGGTCTATCGGTGACCCCGAGGACCGCGAGGCGTACAACGCTTACCTGCGCGACCTGTTGACCCCGCACGCCGAGCACCTCTCGGACGACTCCCGCGACCGTCTCACCCGCAACCCCATGCGCATCCTGGACTCCAAGAGCGAGGGGGATCAGGCGCTGCTGGGCGAGCTGGGAATCAGGCCGATGCTCGACTTCTTGGGCGAGGCGGCGCGCCGCCACTTCGAGGCGGTGCAGCGGTACTTGACGGCCTGGAACGTGCCCTTTGACATTGACCCCTCTCTGGTGCGCGGACTGGACTACTACCGCCGCACCGCCTGGGAACTGCACCACACCCAGGTGGGGGCGAAGTCGGCGCTGGGGGGGGGTGGCCGGTACGACGGCCTGAGCGCGCAACTGGGCGGGCCGGAGGTACCCGGTATCGGCTGGGCCTTTGGCATCGAGCGGCTGCTGCTTGCGCTGGAGGCTGAGGGTGTGCCCTTTCCCGAGCCCGCCGGGCCGCTGCTGTTTGTCGCCGCGCTTGATGAGGAGAACGTGTCCTTGGCGGCGTCCGTCGCGCTCGCGGTTCGCGCGCAGGCCCGGGCGGAGTTCGCGTACCGGGCGATGAAGCCGGGGACCATCTTTCGGGAGGCCGAGCGCCGCCGCGCCCGTTTCGCTGCGCTGATCGGCTCCGAGGAGGTCGAGCAGAACGTGATCACGCTCAAGGAGCTCGCGACCGGAAGGCAGCACACCGTCCCGACCCATGACCTCAGCCTCTTTCTGCAAGGACACCTGACATGA
- a CDS encoding tyrosine-type recombinase/integrase, whose product MSAPPGTALLLASRWSSPENRRREGLRAAHAQDQDTLIDLMTTYLRLKSSRKGRTSALTLKAYAESVRQFLAFTGPPEAPSRALNQLSAEDFEVWLLQMQEAGLKPGTVKRHLYGVRNLMKALVWANVLRSDPSAGVSPPADPTPAHAKKRALTQAQMRALLALPATLHPQDGVRASRDTLLLALGGTLGLRAAEIVGLDVTDVDFAGGALTVRGKGGKTRVVPLPAGVRTLLERWLLARRTVGGAGTALLVSLSRANAGKRLSTDGARFIAHAYYRHLGLPPELWGLHTLRRTAGTHLYRATRDLHVVADLLGHASVSTSAIYAKMDVDVRREAVERVERLRAGEE is encoded by the coding sequence ATGTCCGCTCCCCCTGGAACTGCCCTGCTCCTGGCCAGCCGCTGGAGCAGCCCCGAAAACCGCCGCCGCGAGGGCTTGCGCGCGGCCCATGCCCAGGACCAGGACACCTTGATCGACCTCATGACGACCTACCTGCGGCTCAAGTCCAGCCGCAAGGGGCGCACGAGCGCGCTCACGCTGAAAGCGTACGCGGAATCGGTCCGGCAGTTCTTGGCCTTTACCGGCCCGCCCGAAGCGCCGAGTCGGGCGCTCAACCAGCTCAGCGCCGAGGATTTCGAGGTGTGGCTGCTGCAGATGCAAGAAGCGGGGCTGAAGCCGGGCACAGTCAAACGTCACCTGTACGGGGTCCGCAACCTGATGAAGGCGCTGGTGTGGGCCAACGTGTTGCGGTCTGACCCCAGCGCGGGTGTGTCGCCGCCCGCTGATCCGACGCCCGCACACGCGAAGAAACGGGCGCTGACGCAGGCGCAGATGCGGGCCCTGCTGGCCCTTCCCGCCACGCTGCATCCCCAAGATGGGGTGCGGGCGAGCCGTGACACGCTGCTGCTGGCGCTGGGGGGCACGCTAGGCCTGCGGGCAGCGGAAATTGTGGGGCTGGACGTCACGGATGTGGACTTCGCCGGGGGGGCTCTCACCGTACGGGGCAAGGGGGGCAAGACGCGGGTGGTGCCGCTGCCCGCCGGGGTGAGGACACTTCTGGAACGTTGGTTGCTGGCTCGGCGAACGGTAGGCGGGGCCGGAACAGCGCTGCTGGTCTCGCTGTCTCGGGCGAATGCCGGCAAGCGGCTTTCCACAGACGGTGCCCGCTTCATCGCCCACGCCTACTACCGCCACCTTGGGCTTCCGCCTGAGCTGTGGGGCCTGCACACCCTACGGCGCACCGCGGGGACGCACCTCTACCGCGCGACCCGTGACCTGCACGTGGTGGCCGACCTGCTGGGCCACGCTTCGGTGAGTACCAGCGCGATCTACGCCAAGATGGACGTGGACGTGCGCCGTGAGGCGGTGGAACGGGTCGAGCGGCTACGGGCCGGGGAAGAGTGA
- a CDS encoding phosphatase PAP2 family protein: MRRDLPDLLRRNWRQLALLLLGVLVPLLLLADLTEDVFQDGGFAWDRAILAWYAAQRTPGLTRAAQALALLGGVEVLPFVTASVALGLWWLGARAHAAFLVMGVAGATLLNVLAKLIFQRPRPDELVALLTEPGFSFPSGHAMSNMAFGYALALVFWHTRWRWPAAVLGFIWAFAVGLSRNYLGVHYPTDVLAGFAASVAWVAGLYLILARRWPQLRQSPRTARP, from the coding sequence ATGCGCCGTGACCTTCCCGACCTGCTGCGGCGGAACTGGCGGCAGCTGGCGCTGCTGCTGCTGGGCGTGCTGGTGCCCCTGCTGCTGCTTGCAGACCTGACCGAAGACGTCTTCCAAGACGGCGGGTTCGCGTGGGACCGAGCGATTCTGGCCTGGTACGCGGCGCAGCGCACGCCGGGGCTGACACGCGCGGCCCAGGCGCTCGCCCTCCTGGGGGGCGTGGAGGTGTTGCCCTTTGTCACCGCGAGTGTCGCGCTTGGGCTGTGGTGGCTGGGAGCGCGGGCGCACGCCGCCTTTTTGGTGATGGGGGTGGCCGGAGCGACGCTGCTGAACGTGCTCGCCAAACTGATCTTCCAGCGGCCCCGCCCAGACGAACTCGTCGCGCTGCTGACCGAACCCGGCTTTTCCTTTCCCAGCGGACACGCGATGAGCAACATGGCCTTTGGCTACGCGCTGGCGCTGGTGTTCTGGCACACCCGCTGGCGCTGGCCCGCCGCCGTGCTGGGCTTCATCTGGGCCTTTGCGGTCGGGCTCAGCCGTAACTATCTGGGCGTGCACTACCCCACGGACGTGCTGGCGGGCTTTGCGGCCTCGGTTGCCTGGGTGGCGGGCCTGTACCTGATTCTCGCGCGGCGCTGGCCACAGCTGCGGCAGTCTCCACGCACGGCGCGGCCATAG
- a CDS encoding histidine phosphatase family protein — protein sequence MTATRLFLVRHGQTASNVAQTLGASHDDPLNPTGEAQARALAGWLAGLALPAPRVYASAFRRARQTAQAIAHALDVPVTVLDGLHEIEVGPAWLGRPYAHLLTHAHELELPGGAFGFAGGETLEGVAARFLAALEQPLALPGTPIVVSHGGALAAALAHLLSADIREIWRDRRYTHPNTAVTELQRNGQRWQVVRLADTPHLETKHSRAGLS from the coding sequence ATGACAGCCACCCGCCTCTTTCTCGTTCGCCACGGTCAAACCGCCAGCAACGTCGCCCAGACTCTCGGCGCGAGCCACGACGACCCCCTGAACCCTACGGGGGAGGCCCAAGCCCGTGCGCTTGCGGGCTGGCTCGCTGGCCTGGCGCTTCCCGCCCCGCGCGTCTACGCCAGCGCCTTTCGCCGCGCCCGCCAGACGGCGCAGGCCATCGCCCACGCCCTGGATGTGCCCGTGACCGTGCTTGACGGCCTCCACGAGATCGAGGTTGGCCCCGCCTGGCTGGGCCGCCCCTACGCCCACCTCCTCACCCATGCCCACGAGCTGGAGTTGCCCGGCGGGGCGTTCGGCTTCGCGGGAGGAGAGACGCTCGAGGGGGTCGCCGCCCGCTTCCTGGCGGCGCTCGAGCAGCCCCTTGCCCTTCCCGGGACCCCCATCGTCGTCTCGCATGGCGGAGCGCTTGCCGCCGCCCTGGCCCACCTGCTGTCCGCCGATATTCGCGAAATCTGGCGTGACCGCCGGTATACCCACCCCAACACCGCGGTGACGGAACTGCAAAGGAACGGACAGCGCTGGCAGGTCGTGCGCCTCGCCGACACCCCACACCTGGAAACAAAACATTCACGAGCCGGTTTATCGTGA
- the aspS gene encoding aspartate--tRNA ligase, with translation MRRTCYIGELNEAFVGRTVTLQGWASRRRDLGGLIFLELRDRSGTVQVEVEPNAPAFAEADTVRAEDVLEVEGRFQPRPEGQRKGGLADYEVIASRVTVLSRAKTPPFELDKGEGVAEEIRLKYRYLDLRRPEMQRHLRLRSRAMAAVTAFLDAAGFVQVETPMLTRSTPEGARDFLVPSRLNPGEFYALPQSPQLFKQLLMIAGVDRYYQFARCFRDEDLRADRQPDFTQLDMEMSFVTQDDVLDVQERLLAHVFREVLGEALPLPFPRLSYREAMDRYGSDKPDLRFDLSFVDVTDLFRGGEFKAFADAETVKVLAAPELTRKQIDELERVAKHNGAKGLAWLRREGAGVGGGISRFVSEQAAELIERTGVAPGGTLLFAAGEWKRAVTALGAVRLALRDLFHLAAAGPRFHVSWVVDFPQLEFDEESGGWTYMHHPFTAPHPEDLPLFGTDRQGEIRAQAYDLVLNGYEVGGGSIRIHDPEVQAKMFAAIGLSEQEAREKFGFFLEALAYGTPPHGGIAWGFDRLIMVMSGATSIREVIAFPKNNRGADLMAGAPSPVSPAQLAELGISVQAEA, from the coding sequence ATGAGACGCACCTGCTATATCGGAGAACTCAACGAGGCCTTTGTGGGCCGGACCGTGACGCTGCAAGGTTGGGCGAGTCGCCGCCGCGACCTGGGCGGGCTGATTTTCCTCGAGCTGCGCGACCGCTCGGGCACCGTACAGGTCGAGGTGGAGCCGAATGCCCCCGCGTTTGCCGAGGCCGACACCGTTCGTGCCGAGGACGTGCTCGAGGTGGAAGGCCGCTTCCAGCCTCGGCCAGAAGGGCAGCGCAAAGGGGGGCTGGCGGATTACGAGGTGATCGCCTCGCGCGTCACAGTGCTGAGCCGCGCCAAGACTCCGCCCTTCGAGCTCGACAAGGGCGAAGGGGTGGCCGAGGAGATTCGCCTGAAGTACCGCTACCTCGACCTGCGCCGCCCCGAGATGCAGCGCCACCTGCGGCTGAGGAGCAGGGCGATGGCGGCAGTGACGGCTTTTCTGGACGCTGCGGGGTTCGTGCAGGTGGAGACGCCCATGCTGACGCGCTCCACCCCGGAGGGCGCGCGTGACTTCCTGGTGCCTTCACGGCTGAACCCCGGCGAGTTCTACGCCCTGCCGCAGTCGCCGCAGCTGTTCAAGCAACTGCTGATGATCGCGGGGGTAGACCGCTACTACCAGTTTGCTCGCTGCTTCCGAGATGAGGACCTGCGGGCCGACCGCCAGCCCGACTTCACCCAGCTCGATATGGAGATGAGTTTCGTGACGCAAGACGACGTGCTGGACGTGCAGGAACGGCTGCTGGCCCACGTCTTCCGCGAGGTGCTGGGCGAGGCGCTGCCTCTCCCCTTCCCCCGCCTCTCGTACCGCGAGGCGATGGACCGCTACGGCTCGGACAAGCCGGATCTGCGCTTTGACCTGAGCTTTGTGGACGTGACGGACCTCTTCCGGGGGGGCGAATTCAAGGCGTTTGCGGACGCGGAGACGGTCAAGGTGCTCGCCGCCCCCGAACTGACCCGCAAACAGATCGACGAGCTGGAGCGGGTGGCCAAGCACAACGGCGCCAAGGGGCTGGCCTGGCTGCGGCGTGAGGGGGCGGGCGTGGGCGGCGGCATCAGCCGGTTTGTGAGCGAGCAGGCGGCAGAGCTGATCGAGCGCACGGGCGTGGCGCCGGGCGGCACGCTGCTTTTTGCGGCGGGCGAGTGGAAGCGGGCCGTGACGGCGCTGGGGGCGGTGCGGCTCGCGCTGCGCGACCTCTTTCACCTCGCTGCCGCCGGTCCCCGCTTCCACGTCTCCTGGGTGGTGGACTTCCCACAGCTCGAATTCGATGAGGAAAGCGGGGGCTGGACCTACATGCACCACCCCTTTACCGCGCCCCACCCGGAGGACCTCCCGCTGTTCGGCACAGACCGGCAGGGCGAGATCCGCGCGCAGGCGTATGATCTGGTGCTCAACGGCTATGAGGTGGGTGGCGGCAGCATCCGCATCCATGACCCCGAGGTGCAGGCAAAGATGTTCGCGGCCATCGGCCTGAGCGAGCAAGAGGCACGCGAGAAGTTCGGATTCTTTCTCGAGGCGCTGGCGTACGGCACGCCCCCGCATGGCGGCATCGCCTGGGGCTTTGACCGCCTGATCATGGTCATGAGCGGCGCCACGAGTATTCGCGAGGTGATCGCCTTTCCCAAGAACAACCGGGGCGCGGACCTGATGGCGGGGGCCCCCTCCCCCGTTTCTCCGGCGCAGCTGGCCGAACTGGGCATCAGCGTGCAGGCAGAAGCGTAA
- a CDS encoding diacylglycerol kinase family protein, with the protein MTGQTTPPEAASALEGKRVLIVFNPRSGQGESTLPDFVERLEAGGAQVTQRELQPNTPLPEYVHDLERYSVLVAAGGDGTVSSLAYAARYKNVPLLAYPAGTANLIAQNLDLPRDPAELALVVASGHTVRVDLGEIEVKGEKSGFAMLAGAGADAAMIRDSEDLKERFGVMAYVLSAMKQLNPKKTRFHLVIDGEKRTFEGIGVMVANFGMANYRLPITSDISPSDGRFTLVLLRAGNILRLVPNLIDSVRAKLNLGDPVFSGNLETLTAKTVTVDADEPFPLQYDGELHVETTPFTARILPGAIRFLTPVRKADLDT; encoded by the coding sequence ATGACGGGTCAAACCACCCCCCCCGAAGCTGCCTCCGCCCTAGAGGGCAAACGCGTTCTGATCGTCTTTAACCCCCGCAGCGGGCAGGGCGAAAGCACGCTGCCGGACTTCGTGGAGCGCCTGGAGGCGGGCGGCGCGCAGGTGACCCAGCGGGAGCTGCAGCCGAACACGCCTTTGCCCGAGTATGTCCACGACCTCGAGCGGTATAGCGTGCTCGTCGCGGCGGGCGGGGACGGCACCGTCAGCAGCCTGGCCTACGCCGCCCGCTACAAGAACGTGCCGCTGCTCGCGTATCCCGCGGGCACCGCCAATCTGATCGCGCAGAACCTCGACCTGCCGCGCGATCCCGCCGAACTCGCTCTGGTCGTCGCCAGCGGACACACCGTACGGGTCGACCTGGGCGAGATCGAGGTGAAGGGCGAGAAGAGCGGCTTTGCCATGCTGGCGGGCGCGGGTGCGGACGCCGCGATGATCCGCGACTCGGAAGACCTCAAGGAACGCTTTGGGGTGATGGCCTATGTGCTGAGCGCGATGAAACAGCTCAACCCCAAAAAGACGCGCTTTCACCTCGTGATCGACGGGGAAAAACGTACCTTTGAGGGCATCGGCGTGATGGTCGCCAACTTCGGCATGGCCAACTACCGCCTGCCCATCACCAGCGACATCAGCCCCAGTGACGGCCGCTTCACGCTGGTGCTGCTCAGGGCCGGCAACATCCTGCGCCTGGTGCCCAACCTGATCGATTCCGTGCGCGCCAAACTGAACCTGGGTGACCCCGTCTTCAGCGGCAACCTGGAAACCCTGACGGCCAAAACCGTCACCGTCGACGCCGACGAGCCCTTTCCTTTGCAGTACGACGGCGAGCTGCACGTAGAAACCACGCCCTTTACCGCCCGCATTCTGCCCGGCGCGATCCGGTTTCTCACACCGGTGCGCAAGGCCGATCTGGACACCTGA